The Shewanella japonica genome has a window encoding:
- a CDS encoding LysR family transcriptional regulator: MSRAKSTLEQWRIIQSVVDYGGYAQAAEKLNKSQSSLNHAVAKLQSQLGIQLLEVKGRKAYLTEQGEVLLRRSRHLTQTVDDLELLASNLGQGWEPNLTIARELIYPMHYLVGALQAFLPHSRGTRVTIIDSVISGTHELITQQQADIAICCVPPKGFIAESICESEMILVCSPEHALAQQSVINDDQELAQHLQIVIKDTAKEKTIETGWLKSEQRWTVTNFHEAITILKNGLGFCWLPAYLVSEDIANKSLHRLSLIGSTSRKIQLSLVVPNRDRQGPASQLLESLILQQHGLTRL, encoded by the coding sequence ATGAGTAGAGCTAAATCCACCCTAGAACAATGGCGAATAATACAATCAGTTGTGGATTACGGTGGATACGCGCAAGCGGCTGAAAAACTGAATAAAAGTCAATCTTCACTAAATCATGCAGTCGCTAAATTACAATCGCAGCTCGGTATTCAGTTACTTGAAGTTAAAGGCAGAAAAGCCTATCTAACTGAGCAAGGCGAAGTATTACTAAGACGCTCCCGTCATTTAACTCAAACTGTGGATGATTTAGAGTTACTTGCCAGTAATCTAGGGCAAGGTTGGGAGCCAAATTTAACTATTGCTCGAGAACTCATCTATCCGATGCATTATTTAGTCGGTGCATTGCAAGCCTTCTTACCACATAGTCGGGGCACTCGAGTCACTATTATCGATTCTGTCATTTCTGGTACTCATGAGTTAATTACGCAACAACAAGCAGATATCGCTATTTGTTGTGTTCCCCCGAAAGGCTTTATTGCAGAATCTATCTGTGAATCAGAAATGATATTAGTATGCTCCCCTGAACACGCATTAGCACAACAATCAGTGATTAATGACGATCAAGAATTAGCGCAACATTTGCAAATCGTTATTAAAGATACCGCAAAAGAAAAAACCATCGAGACAGGTTGGCTTAAGTCAGAACAACGCTGGACGGTAACCAATTTTCATGAGGCCATTACCATTTTAAAAAATGGGTTGGGATTTTGTTGGTTACCCGCTTATTTAGTCAGTGAAGACATTGCTAATAAGTCACTACATAGATTGTCATTAATCGGCAGCACAAGTCGGAAAATACAACTTTCACTGGTTGTACCCAACCGCGATAGACAAGGTCCTGCTAGCCAATTATTGGAATCGCTGATTCTACAACAGCATGGGCTTACTCGACTTTAG
- a CDS encoding putative metalloprotease CJM1_0395 family protein yields MINAVSHSLNPKMIQTEQTVTQYSQSAIARNAVTPLTAVSNSEKTTTSSSLVSTQASSLAAPTFISPSTLVAPSKTALVTSSKSEPTALHAPEISPSQIRQMDGASHADKLAFQTIIPTGASSQTAISQTSSESSATYNLKTGAVNVAGLMGASDINQAATVMLKNEKSTEQDPIINPNADTSQSVKSEQAVTSSSQQEPTEQEQSAEKDKLEKQDQVEQAEKEQADQEKVQQQKDEAIIKALAARDLEVKTHEQAHAAVGGNYANSPEYTYEKGPDGKRYAVEGKVNIDVGVIEGDAQATVTKMQKVYAAAMAPVQPSSADLQVAAEATRKLNEAKKELIVERQEKVMSTEETQHINDLGQIFNNDDGDSLNSGLELEQLNSTLSDQSNFQPAPQSERETNTRLSAIDIAV; encoded by the coding sequence ATGATTAATGCGGTTAGCCACAGTTTAAATCCTAAAATGATTCAAACTGAACAAACTGTCACTCAATATAGCCAATCAGCTATAGCTAGGAATGCTGTAACTCCGTTAACGGCAGTTTCAAATTCCGAAAAGACCACGACTTCATCAAGCCTGGTTTCAACTCAAGCTTCAAGTCTAGCAGCGCCAACCTTTATTTCACCATCAACACTAGTCGCACCTTCAAAGACTGCACTAGTGACGTCAAGTAAGAGTGAACCTACAGCGCTACATGCGCCTGAAATATCACCTTCTCAAATTCGTCAGATGGATGGTGCTAGCCATGCTGATAAGCTAGCATTTCAAACGATAATTCCTACGGGGGCCTCATCACAGACTGCTATTTCTCAAACTTCATCAGAAAGTAGCGCAACCTATAATTTAAAAACCGGTGCGGTCAATGTTGCGGGGCTAATGGGAGCGAGTGATATCAATCAAGCCGCTACTGTCATGCTAAAGAATGAGAAATCAACGGAACAGGATCCGATCATTAATCCTAATGCTGACACTTCTCAATCTGTGAAGTCAGAACAAGCGGTCACAAGTTCTAGCCAGCAAGAGCCGACTGAACAAGAACAATCTGCAGAGAAAGATAAATTAGAAAAGCAAGACCAAGTAGAGCAGGCAGAAAAAGAACAAGCTGATCAGGAAAAGGTTCAACAACAAAAAGATGAAGCAATTATCAAGGCACTTGCAGCAAGAGATCTTGAAGTTAAAACTCACGAACAAGCTCATGCTGCAGTCGGTGGCAATTATGCTAACTCTCCTGAATATACCTACGAAAAAGGTCCGGATGGTAAGCGTTATGCAGTAGAAGGTAAGGTAAATATTGATGTCGGCGTGATAGAAGGGGATGCTCAAGCTACGGTTACTAAGATGCAGAAAGTTTACGCTGCAGCAATGGCACCCGTTCAGCCTTCATCAGCAGATTTACAAGTCGCTGCAGAAGCGACTCGAAAATTAAATGAAGCTAAAAAAGAGCTTATAGTCGAGCGACAAGAAAAAGTAATGTCGACAGAGGAAACTCAACATATTAATGACTTAGGTCAGATTTTTAACAATGATGATGGTGACAGCCTCAATAGTGGACTAGAGCTTGAACAGCTTAATTCCACATTGTCTGATCAATCAAACTTTCAACCAGCCCCTCAATCAGAACGTGAAACCAATACACGTTTATCAGCCATTGATATCGCTGTTTAA